From the genome of Streptomyces sp. NBC_01304:
AGCGCCTCCGCGACCGCCAGGCCGTGCCCGATGAAGCGGGGCGCGCGCGGGCCGAGGGCCCGGACCACGCCCAACGCCCGCTCGGCGGCCGTGCGATGGGGCTCGGCCCCGGTGTGCGCGGCATAGGTGAGCAGCGCGCCGGCCGCGGCGGTCCAGCCCGACGGGGTCGCGTTGTCCGTGGGGTCCTGGGGGCGGCGGATCAGCTGCTCGGCGTCGTGGGCGGTGTCGTACAGGGCGCCGTTCTCGCCGATGAACTGATCCAGGACGAGGTCCAGGAGGAACCCCGCGAACTCCAGCCACACCCCCTCGCCGGTGACGGACGCGAGGGCGAGGAAGCCCTCCGCGACGTCCGCGTAGTCCTCCAACACCCCTGCGTTGGCGCCGACCTGGCCGTCCTTGGAGGTACGGGAGAGCCGTGCCTGCGGGTCCATGTGGAGGCGTACGAGCAGGTCGCCCGCCGCGATCGCCGCGTCCACCAGGTCCGGGCGCTCGAAGTACGCGCCCACCTCCGCGAGCGCCGCCACCGCGAGGCCGTTCCAGGCGGCGACCACCTTGTCGTCCCGGCCGGGGGCGGGCCGCTGCGAGCGGGCAGCCAGCAGGCGGGAACGTACGGATACAAACTTCTCCGACTCCACCAGGGCGTCGCCCTGCGGGAGTTGGAGGACGGAGGCGCCCTCCTCGAAGGTGCCCTCCTCCGTCACCCCGTAGTGCACGGCGGCCAGCTGGGCGTCCTCCTCGCCGAGGACCTCGCGCAGCTGCTCCGGGGTCCAGACGTAGTACGCGCCCTCGACGTGCCTGCCCTCCGCGTCCTCGCTGTCGGCGTCGAGTGCGGAGGCGAACCCGCCCTCGTTCGTGCGCAGTTCGCGGACCATGAAGTCGGCCGTCTCCAGCGCGACGCGCTTGGCGAGGTCGCTGCCGGTGGCCCGCCACAGGTGGGCGTAGGCGCGGCACAGGAGCGCGTTGTCGTACAGCATCTTCTCGAAGTGCGGAACGGTGAACTCCCGGTCCACGGAGTACCGGGCGAAGCCCCCGCCCAGCTGGTCGTAGATCCCGCCGCGCGCCATCCGCTCACAGGTGTCCTGCGCCATCTGCAGCGCACCCTCGGCGCCGGTCCGCGCGTGGTGCCGCAGCAGGAACTCGATCACCATCGACGGCGGGAACTTCGGCGCCCCGCCGAACCCGCCGTGCGTCGCGTCGTACTCCCGCACAAGACCGAGCAGCGCCTGCCCCAGCTCCTGCTCACCCGGCGGCTTGGCGTCCCCGTAGTCCAGCTCCCGCCCTGCCAGATCGCGCACGATCTTCGCGGCGACCTCGGCGACCTCCTCGGGCCGGTCGGTCCACGCGGCGCCGACGCCTTCGAGGACCTGCTGGAAGGAGGGCATGCCGTGGCGGGGCGCGGGCGGGAAGTACGTGCCGAAGTAGAAGGGTTCGGCGTCGGCCGTGAGGAAGACCGTCATGGGCCAGCCGCCCTGGCCGGTCGCGGCCTGGACGGCCTCCATGTAGACGGCGTCGACGTCCGGGCGCTCCTCGCGGTCGACCTTGACGTTGACGAAGTGCTCGTTCATGTACGCGGCCGTCGCGTCGTCCTCGAACGACTCGTGCGCCATCACATGGCACCAGTGGCACGACGAGTACCCGACGCTCAGCAGCACCGGCACCCCACGCGTGCGCGCCTCCGCGAAGGCCTCGTCCGACCAGGGCCACCAGTCGACCGGGTTGTCGGCGTGCTGGAGCAGGTACGGGGATGTCTCATGGGCCAGTCGGTTCGGCATGTCCCCCATCCTGCCCGACACGACTCCCGCCAAGGGTGCCGGTCGTCCGTCAGTGGCCGGGCCTGTCGTCACAGGCCCGAGCGGCAGCCGGATGGAGCAGTCCCGCTCGCCCGGCCGCACCCCCGCCTATTGGCTGAACGCATGCGCCGCACCCGTGCCCTCGCCGTCCTCGCCATGACCGTCACGCTCCTGTCCGGGGGCGTCGCGCACGCCGACGGCGGGCGGCAGCGCGGTGAGGATCCCGTCGCCGCCGCCAAGCGGCTCGCCGCGCCCGGCATGCCCGCCGGGGTCAACGACTGGTCCTGCAGGCCCAGTCCGCAAAAGCCCCGCCCGGTGGTCCTCGCGCACGGCACCTTCACACCGTCCGCCCAGGCCTGGTCGCAACTCGCGCCCGTCCTGGTCAGGCGCGGGTTCTGTGTGTACGCGCTGGACTACGGGGTGGTGGAGGGGCGTCCCGGGGTGGCCGGCATCGGGCCCGTCGCCGAGTCGGCCGAACAGCTCGCCACGTTCGTCGAGGGGGTCCGGGCGGCCACGAAGGCCCCGAAGGCCGACCTCGTGGGGTACTCGCAGGGCGGGCTGATGCCGCGCTACTACCTCCGGTTCCTGGGCGGCGCGGCCAAGGTGGACCGGCTCGTCGGCGTGGCGCCGGACAACCACGGCATCACGGTGGCCGCGTTGAGCAACCTGCTGCAGACGGCGACCGGGCCGGTGGCCGGAGTGATCTCGGCCCTCCCCGACCTCGAAGGGCTGCTGCCGGGGATCGGCAAGCTGCTGCCCCGCGTGCCCGCGCTGGTGAGCGAGCTCAAGAAGTTCGGCAACGATCCGCTGGACTTCCTCCTGAAGGGCTGCCCGGCCTGCAAGGACCAGCTGGTCGGCTCGGCGTTCCTGGCCAAGCTGAACGAAGGGCACGAGACCGAGCCGGGGGTGCGCTACAGCGTCCTGTCCAGCCGGGCCGACAACGTCGGTACGCGGCCCGAGACGCAGGCCCTGCAGGGGGTGCCGCAGTGGTGGGTGCAGGACCGCTGCCCGTTGTCGCTCGCCTCGATCCCGGCGATCGCACACACCGTGATGCCCTACGACCACGTGGTCCAGCACCGCGTCACGCAGCTGCTCGACCCGGCGGCGGACGAGGCGACGAACTGCTTCTCGCGGGCCTGACCCGGCTGTTTCCGCCAGGGGACGTCGCTTCATCGTCGGCGTAGGGGGCGGGTCATCGTCGGCGCAGGGGGCGGGTCATCGTCGGCGCCGGGGGCGGGGTGAGGCGTGCGCCGCCCTCACCCTTTAAGAGGACCTGGGGTCCACCGGGGGTTCCATGGGTGTGCTGGGGCGCAGGACACTTGATATTGCAATTCCGGTGCGACGTAAGGGGGATCCGCCATGCGGAACAGCCATCGGGCCGAGGCCGAGGGGCTGTTGGCCCGGGCCGTGGAGGAGGAGGTCCGGCGGTCGGGCGGGCGGACCGACGGGCAGGTGCTGCTCGGCCGGGCGCGCGGGGCCCTCGACGCGATGGCCGAGAGTGCGGCGGAGGAGTACGGCGCGTTCGTGCGGGCCCTCGACGAGGCCGAGGCGGGTACGCAGTCCTTCCGGGAGCGGCTCGGGAAGACGGGGTCGACTCCCTTTCTGGCGGCGGGAGTCGGCGCGGTCGCGGCCGGGGTCGCGGATCTGGCCCTGGGCACGTCGGCGGGCACGGCACTCGGCGCCGGGGCGGTGGTCGCCGTCGCCGGGGCCGCCGCGACGGTGGGCAAGGTCGCCGCCGTGCACTGGCCGGCCGCCCATCAGCGGGCCGGGGCGCGCAATCAGCCCGGCGGGCCCGAGCAGTTGAGGCTGCAGTGGCTGACGGCACTGGAGGTGCGGGGCATCCGGCCGTTCCTGGACCAGCAGCGGGTCGTGGCGGCCGCGACGGCGGGCAGCTCGGCCGGGAAGAAGCCGCCCACGGTGCGACGTACGGACAAGAGCGCGGCGGCGCGACGAAGGAACGTACTGGAGAAGTCCTTCGGTCAACTTCCGGAGCCGGACGGGCCGTTCGCGGGGCGACGCGGTGAGCTCGGGCAGATCGGGCGGTGGGTGCAGGCGGCCCGCGCGTCGACCCGGACCCGGCCGACGGTGGTCGTGCTGCACGGTCCGCCCGGCGCGGGGCGGACCACGCTGGCGCTGCGGGCGGCGCACGCCTTGAAGGACCAGTTCCGCGGGGCCTGCGTGGTGGACCTGCGGGGCGACAGCGCAAGCGAGCGGCCGCTGCCCACGCGGGACGCGCTGCTGCATCTCCTGAACCGGCTCGGCGCGCCCCGCGAACAGCTGCTCTTTCGTGAACGGTCGCCGCAGGAACAGCAGTTGAAGCGGCTGAGCGAGCTGTACCACCAGCACCTCACGGGGCTGCCGGTGACGATCGTGCTCGACGACGCGAGCGACATCGAGCAGATCCGCACCCTGATCCCCGAGCGCTCGGAGAGCCTGGTCCTGGTCACCGCCCGGCAGCCGCTCGATCTGGGGCCCGACCTGCCGGCCTGGGTGCACCAGCTGCCGGTCGGCGCGCTGGACGCGGCAGGTGCGGAGGAGCTGCTTCGGGAGGCGGCGCAGGACACGAGCGGGCCCTACGACGCCGAAGCGGCGGACCAGATCGGGGAGTTGTGCGGCGGGCTGCCGCTGGCCCTGCATGTCGCGGGGACGTCCATCGGGCCGCGTACGGCCCGGCAGCTGGCCCTCGATCTCACGGCGTACGGGCCGGTGGAGCCCGTCGAGCGAGTGCTCTGGCTGCGCTACTCGGACCAGACCGAGGCGGCCCGCCGCCTGCTGCGCAGGCTGGCGCTCGCGGGCCGGGCCTCCCTCGGCGCGGCAGCGGCGGCGGCCCTGCTCGCCGCCGACGAGCCGGAGGCGACCCGGCACCTCACCGAGCTCGCCAAGGCCGGGCTGATCGACCACGTGCGCGGCAGCCGCTATCGCCTGCACGACCTGGTCCGCACCTTCGCGCAGGCCCGCCTGCTCGACGAGGAGGAGCCGGCCGAGCGGACGGCCGCGCAGGAACGACTCATCGCGAACTACGCCGAGTTGGCGGACTCGGTGATCCGCCTGGTCGACGGCAAGACGTCGACCAGGGCGGACCAGTTCGGGCCGCACGGCTTCACTTCCCTCGACGCCGCGCTGCGCTGGCTGGACGACGAGTCGAGCTTCATCACGGCGGCGCTGCGGCACGCGGAGGGCGTCGACCAGCAGGCGGTCCTCGGGCTCCTGGGCGCGCTGTGCGACTACTGCCTGCTGCGCGGCGACCTGTACCGCCTGGGCGAGATCAGCGAGCTGACGCAGGCCGTCGACCAGGGGCTGCTCGGCCGGTCCGTGCAGTGGCGCACCGGCATCGCGGCCCGCCAGCTGGGCGAGCTCGACAAGGCGCGTACGACGCTGTCCTCCGTCGTGGACCTGTACTTCGAGGCGCACCAGGAGGCGGGCGCGGCCCTGGCCCTGTGCTCGCTCGGGATCACGCTGCACCACCAGGGCCAGCTCACGGAGGCCGCCGCGAAGCTCAACGAGGCCCTCGACCTGCAGTCCCCTGCCGCCCAGGCAGGCGACCGGGGCTGGACGATGCACGCGCTGGCGGCGGTCGAGCGGGACCGCGGCCGCCTCGCCGAGGCCCTCGAACTCCTGCACTCCGCGCTGGCCCTGCACCGGGACAGCGAGTCCCTGCACGGGCAGGCCTGGGCGCACTTCCAGCTCGGCCAGGTCTGTCTGCGGATGGGCGATGTGCCGCGCGCGGACGGCGAGTTGCGTACGGCGCTCGACCTGTACGGCCGCACCCGCGACCCCCGCGGCGAGGCCTGGGCCCTCACCGAGCTGGCACGGGCCCGCCTGGTGGACGGCGACCCGTCATCCGCGGTGGACGGCCTTCGCCAGGCGGTCTCCCGGCACCGCGAAAACGAGGACGCGCGGGGCGAGGCGTGGACCCTGTACTACCTGGGGCAGGCCCTGGAGGAGACCGGCAACCTGGACCAGGCGGTCCGCGAGCTCGAACGCTCCCGCACGATGTTCTCGCGGATGCGCGACGTGTACGGCCTGGCCTGCGCCCGCCACCACTCGGGCCGCGTGACGCGTGACCAGAGCGCGGGCCGGACGGGATCGCTCCGCAACTCCGGCTTCGCCCGGCAGCTCCTCGCGGACGCCCGCGCCGACTTCCAGCGCATCAAGGTCCCGCACGGCGAGGCATGGACCTGCCTGGAGCTGGCGGTCGTGGACGCGGGAAACAACCGCTCGGCCCAGGCGCTCGCGCTCTGCGACGAGGCAGCGGCCCTCTTCGCGTCGTACGGCGACCGACGGGGCGAGGACTGGGCCCGCTTCCTGCG
Proteins encoded in this window:
- a CDS encoding thioredoxin domain-containing protein, translated to MPNRLAHETSPYLLQHADNPVDWWPWSDEAFAEARTRGVPVLLSVGYSSCHWCHVMAHESFEDDATAAYMNEHFVNVKVDREERPDVDAVYMEAVQAATGQGGWPMTVFLTADAEPFYFGTYFPPAPRHGMPSFQQVLEGVGAAWTDRPEEVAEVAAKIVRDLAGRELDYGDAKPPGEQELGQALLGLVREYDATHGGFGGAPKFPPSMVIEFLLRHHARTGAEGALQMAQDTCERMARGGIYDQLGGGFARYSVDREFTVPHFEKMLYDNALLCRAYAHLWRATGSDLAKRVALETADFMVRELRTNEGGFASALDADSEDAEGRHVEGAYYVWTPEQLREVLGEEDAQLAAVHYGVTEEGTFEEGASVLQLPQGDALVESEKFVSVRSRLLAARSQRPAPGRDDKVVAAWNGLAVAALAEVGAYFERPDLVDAAIAAGDLLVRLHMDPQARLSRTSKDGQVGANAGVLEDYADVAEGFLALASVTGEGVWLEFAGFLLDLVLDQFIGENGALYDTAHDAEQLIRRPQDPTDNATPSGWTAAAGALLTYAAHTGAEPHRTAAERALGVVRALGPRAPRFIGHGLAVAEALLDGPREIAVVGPAQDPATRELHRAALLATAPGAVVAMGEPGADELPLLADRPLVGDAPAAYVCRNFTCDAPTTSVQELADKLSRP
- a CDS encoding esterase/lipase family protein — translated: MRRTRALAVLAMTVTLLSGGVAHADGGRQRGEDPVAAAKRLAAPGMPAGVNDWSCRPSPQKPRPVVLAHGTFTPSAQAWSQLAPVLVRRGFCVYALDYGVVEGRPGVAGIGPVAESAEQLATFVEGVRAATKAPKADLVGYSQGGLMPRYYLRFLGGAAKVDRLVGVAPDNHGITVAALSNLLQTATGPVAGVISALPDLEGLLPGIGKLLPRVPALVSELKKFGNDPLDFLLKGCPACKDQLVGSAFLAKLNEGHETEPGVRYSVLSSRADNVGTRPETQALQGVPQWWVQDRCPLSLASIPAIAHTVMPYDHVVQHRVTQLLDPAADEATNCFSRA
- a CDS encoding tetratricopeptide repeat protein — its product is MRNSHRAEAEGLLARAVEEEVRRSGGRTDGQVLLGRARGALDAMAESAAEEYGAFVRALDEAEAGTQSFRERLGKTGSTPFLAAGVGAVAAGVADLALGTSAGTALGAGAVVAVAGAAATVGKVAAVHWPAAHQRAGARNQPGGPEQLRLQWLTALEVRGIRPFLDQQRVVAAATAGSSAGKKPPTVRRTDKSAAARRRNVLEKSFGQLPEPDGPFAGRRGELGQIGRWVQAARASTRTRPTVVVLHGPPGAGRTTLALRAAHALKDQFRGACVVDLRGDSASERPLPTRDALLHLLNRLGAPREQLLFRERSPQEQQLKRLSELYHQHLTGLPVTIVLDDASDIEQIRTLIPERSESLVLVTARQPLDLGPDLPAWVHQLPVGALDAAGAEELLREAAQDTSGPYDAEAADQIGELCGGLPLALHVAGTSIGPRTARQLALDLTAYGPVEPVERVLWLRYSDQTEAARRLLRRLALAGRASLGAAAAAALLAADEPEATRHLTELAKAGLIDHVRGSRYRLHDLVRTFAQARLLDEEEPAERTAAQERLIANYAELADSVIRLVDGKTSTRADQFGPHGFTSLDAALRWLDDESSFITAALRHAEGVDQQAVLGLLGALCDYCLLRGDLYRLGEISELTQAVDQGLLGRSVQWRTGIAARQLGELDKARTTLSSVVDLYFEAHQEAGAALALCSLGITLHHQGQLTEAAAKLNEALDLQSPAAQAGDRGWTMHALAAVERDRGRLAEALELLHSALALHRDSESLHGQAWAHFQLGQVCLRMGDVPRADGELRTALDLYGRTRDPRGEAWALTELARARLVDGDPSSAVDGLRQAVSRHRENEDARGEAWTLYYLGQALEETGNLDQAVRELERSRTMFSRMRDVYGLACARHHSGRVTRDQSAGRTGSLRNSGFARQLLADARADFQRIKVPHGEAWTCLELAVVDAGNNRSAQALALCDEAAALFASYGDRRGEDWARFLRCTLLPYASPGGSEIGAAVAQEELTQLAAAPHPTRDGKLGDYLETYGLMLERGVDLESGWQAWRLGLVPNRHAREVMGVPIPA